In Helianthus annuus cultivar XRQ/B chromosome 9, HanXRQr2.0-SUNRISE, whole genome shotgun sequence, the following are encoded in one genomic region:
- the LOC110875967 gene encoding uncharacterized protein LOC110875967, which produces MGDFNSALHGDDSLFGPSSQLIGMREFYECVQTTELIDVKGHGIHYTWNQKPKEGVGLLRKIDRVMSNIKCLELFPDAYVIYHPYRVSDHTPCILKLPNSSKSYQPKPFKFDNFITSKPKFKVCVEGEWAKRIEGYAMFSVTSKLKNLKPGLRKILFQQGNLHNKVVEL; this is translated from the coding sequence ATGGGCGACTTTAATTCAGCTCTTCATGGTGATGATTCGCTGTTTGGACCGTCTAGTCAATTGATTGGAATGCGTGAGTTTTATGAATGCGTCCAAACCACAGAACTTATTGATGTAAAGGGGCATGGTATTCATTACACTTGGAACCAGAAACCAAAAGAAGGGGTTGGCTTACTTAGGAAAATTGATCGGGTCATGAGTAATATTAAATGTCTAGAATTATTCCCTGATGCTTATGTTATATATCACCCGTATCGCGTCTCTGATCATACTCCGTGTATATTGAAGCTGCCTAATAGTTCAAAATCCTATCAGCCGAAGCCTTTCAAGTTTGACAATTTTATTACCTCTAAACCTAAATTCAAAGTTTGTGTAGAGGGAGAGTGGGCGAAAAGAATTGAGGGCTATGCTATGTTCTCGGTCACTAGTAAGTTGAAAAATCTGAAACCAGGGCTTCGAAAGATTCTTTTTCAGCAAGGAAATTTACATAATAAAGTTGTGGAGCTGTGA